ACCCGACCACGATCCCGCCCGCTACCGTGACGCCCACCGGCACGCGCGTCGGCGGGGCCGGCTCGGTCGCTTCGGCGACCACGACGCCCGCTCCCCCGGCGACCAGCAGAGCCGCGGCGACCACGCCCGGAACCACCCGCTGACTGATCGTCAGACGCGACCGGCCGAACCAGGCGAGCGCGCCGGCAACGACGAGCAGCGTGACGTCCCGGAGGATCTCCGATCCGTACTGCGGGTCGTCGGTGACGCCACCGCCGCCGAAGCAGCCGCAGTCGATCTGCAGGCCGCGCGCCCAGGCCGTCGAGACGCCGATGAGAAAGACCGTCAGCAACCCGGCCGCCACCCCGGCGGTCAGACGGAGCGCGACGCCGAGCAGCAGCGCGACGGCGAGCGCCAGTTCGAACGCGGGCAGGCCCCGGCCGACCAGGACGGCGAGCCAGTCCGGCAACAGGTCGTAGGCACGGACCGCGCGGACCGAGGCCGCGGGGTCGTCGATCTTGAGCGCGCCGGCGACACCGAAGACGCCGGCGAGGAGCAACCGGGCGGGCACGGCGGCCCACGCGGCGGCCCCGGCGAAGCGGGGCGGGAGCGAACGAGGAGCAACGGGACGTGCAGGGACAGAAACGGACATGACCAACTCCGACGAGAAGGGGCCGCACGGCCCCGCACGTCAGGCGGTCAGCCGGCAGCCAGGAAAAGGACCGGGGCGGCCCGCAGCGGCGGGCCCCGGCGGCCGGCGCAGCGCGCGAGGAGCGCGCCCGGGTCGCGGAGTCGGGAGGGTCGGGCGTAGGGCGCGGGGCGCACCCAGGCCGGGGCGGTCGGGGCGCCGAGCAGGCGCAGCCAGCGCAGGACGCGGCCGGCGAGCACACCGGCGGCGGAGAACACGGACGCGACGAGAGCGAACGCGCTCGCGAGGAGGTCGGCACCCGCGCGGCTGCCGCGGATCACGGCGGCGAGCACCAGGCACGCCAGCGCCTGCACGGCGACGAGCGTCCAGCCGGCCTGCGCGGTGAGCCGGCCGACGAGACCGGCACTGGTCGACTCGGTCGGCGGACAGCAGATCAGCCCACGGGGGTTGCCCACCGGCGCACCCGCGGCGAGCAGCGTCAGCGCGTGCGTGCCGAACTGGGCGACGAGGAGCACCGCGGCCAACGTGACGACCCGCGTCGAGCGGGCCGCCAGCGGCCACAGGACGACGGCGAGCACCGCACCGCCGATCACCAGCGTCGGCAGTGCGGGAGCGGGCCCCACACTGTCGGCGCGCAGCGAGAGGTGCGTCAGCAGCCCGGACACGGCGGCGACGAGGGCCAGTGCGGCCCCCGATCCCCACCGAGCGTCCGAACGCCAGACGTCCACCACACCATCACAACACCGACGGTTGTGAGCGGGCTGTGCCCCGGGTGTGGGGTCCGGGTGGAACTGACGCGGAACGCTTCAGACTTCGAGCGGCTGCCGCGGGGCGACGATGAAGCCGGAGCCGCGCGCCTCGACGGCGGCGAGCGCCGCGCGGGACTGCGTCGTGATGTCCTCGGCGAGCGCGCGGAGCGCGGAGTCCACCTCGGCCATCTCGGCGTCGACGTGCTCGCGCAGGACCTCGGCAGCCTCGCTCAGCTGGGCCTCGAGCTGGGTCCAGTCAATCTGAGTCGTTGTCATGTTGAGAGCATCGGGCACGCACGACCCGAATCGACGGCGACACGCCGCGCGGACCTGCGGGTTCACTCCTCCGCCGCAACGACCTTCGCGAGCGCGGAGCCGACGGCGACGATCTCCGCGGCGGTCAGGTGCTGGGCGAAATGGGTCTCGATCGCGGCCGTGTACGCCGGCGCCGCGGCACGCAGCCGCTCGCGGCCGACGTCGGTCAAGGTCGCGAACGACGAGCGCTTGTCGTCGGGGTTCGGGACGCGCTGCACGAGGCCCGCGCGCTCCAGCTCGCTCACCACCCGACTGATCTGCTCCCGGCTCAGCACCGCCGCCGCACCGAGGTCCGACATCCGCAGCTTCCGCTCCGGCGCGGCGTTCAGCACGAGCAGGACGTCGTACCAGGAGATCGGCAGCCCCGCGGCCGCCACCTCCTTCGCGAGCTTCGGCACCACGGCCGCGTGCGTTCGCAGCAATGACGCCCAGGCGCTGACTCCGGCGCTGTCCTTCCGACCCATGTGACCACGCTAACAGGTCTGTGCGTGCGCACGCACATTGACACGGCTCGTCGGCTTCGGCTACTAATTTGCGTGTACACGCACACAATTACCGAAGGATGACACCATGGCTTCCAACATCTCCCGCACCGAGCTGCTGCTCCTCCTGGCCTCGAACCGGCCGGTCCACCTCGTCGACGCCCTGCCGTCCGGGTACTA
This genomic window from Sporichthya brevicatena contains:
- a CDS encoding MauE/DoxX family redox-associated membrane protein gives rise to the protein MSVSVPARPVAPRSLPPRFAGAAAWAAVPARLLLAGVFGVAGALKIDDPAASVRAVRAYDLLPDWLAVLVGRGLPAFELALAVALLLGVALRLTAGVAAGLLTVFLIGVSTAWARGLQIDCGCFGGGGVTDDPQYGSEILRDVTLLVVAGALAWFGRSRLTISQRVVPGVVAAALLVAGGAGVVVAEATEPAPPTRVPVGVTVAGGIVVGSPEAPRTVVVYEDPQCPHCAEFERTGGVALHDAVAAGRVKVEYRMRSFLGPDSVRAVAALGAAQDAGKFDELRTAMFAYLLAGGHGYSVDQLIALGAAVGLTDPAFVDAVRDQLYAPWAKAVDDRASKDGNTGTPALFLDGHPVDPSVAFDARALAAALQP
- a CDS encoding MarR family winged helix-turn-helix transcriptional regulator, translated to MGRKDSAGVSAWASLLRTHAAVVPKLAKEVAAAGLPISWYDVLLVLNAAPERKLRMSDLGAAAVLSREQISRVVSELERAGLVQRVPNPDDKRSSFATLTDVGRERLRAAAPAYTAAIETHFAQHLTAAEIVAVGSALAKVVAAEE